One window of the Candidatus Cloacimonas sp. genome contains the following:
- a CDS encoding BsaWI family type II restriction enzyme, with protein MNFEDLKKLYLEKKEYFGAETYKHISELLKEAKEIHQADWLKNPTPNKDYEQSWRAFKGKNFEKLIQFIITDEVEEIGLKVINGNQLERRTKLTKELSQIKRNLAINYGEFGLHLPDVDIVIYNPLSLKVLAVISSKVSLRERIAQTGYWKFKFIQDEVTKHIKVYFITPDEDGTLTKKIPAKKGRAIVETDLDGSYVLTEEDIEESNKVKLFEHFIDDLKRLLNNEQ; from the coding sequence ATGAACTTTGAAGATTTAAAAAAATTGTATCTTGAAAAAAAAGAATATTTTGGTGCCGAAACTTATAAGCATATATCTGAATTATTGAAAGAAGCAAAAGAGATTCATCAAGCGGATTGGCTGAAAAATCCAACACCAAATAAAGATTATGAACAAAGCTGGAGAGCATTTAAAGGGAAAAATTTTGAGAAATTAATCCAGTTTATAATTACAGATGAAGTAGAAGAAATTGGATTAAAAGTCATTAATGGCAATCAACTTGAAAGAAGAACAAAACTAACTAAAGAGCTAAGCCAGATTAAAAGAAATTTAGCTATTAATTATGGAGAATTTGGATTACATTTACCTGATGTTGATATTGTTATTTACAATCCATTGTCTTTGAAGGTGCTTGCAGTTATATCAAGTAAAGTTTCCTTAAGAGAACGAATTGCACAAACGGGTTACTGGAAATTTAAATTTATACAGGACGAAGTTACAAAACATATAAAAGTTTATTTCATAACTCCTGATGAAGATGGTACATTAACAAAAAAGATTCCAGCTAAGAAAGGAAGAGCTATTGTAGAAACAGATCTTGATGGTAGTTATGTTTTAACGGAAGAAGATATAGAAGAAAGCAATAAGGTTAAACTTTTTGAGCACTTTATAGATGATTTAAAGAGATTATTAAATAATGAACAATAA
- a CDS encoding DNA methyltransferase produces the protein MNNKKLELETTTLWDYPTQNYGDKPHGFNKYRGVTPAFIIWNLVQRYTKEGDLVIDPMCGSGTTIDVCKEENRKVLGFDIVPFREDIQQADARNLPVEDKIADLIFIDSPYSDNIDYNKHPDNIGNISCENETFFIELEKVANEAYRILKINKYIAWLIGDHWRKKSGFIPVGLNIYNILAKYFQPVDIVAVARHNQTSNTPFWIDKAKKYNFYLRGFKYLIIMKKVT, from the coding sequence ATGAACAATAAAAAGTTAGAACTTGAGACAACCACCCTTTGGGATTACCCCACCCAGAATTATGGTGATAAACCCCATGGTTTTAATAAATACCGGGGCGTTACTCCGGCATTTATTATCTGGAATCTTGTCCAAAGATATACAAAAGAAGGCGATTTAGTAATTGATCCAATGTGTGGAAGTGGAACAACTATTGATGTTTGCAAGGAAGAAAATAGGAAAGTTCTTGGATTTGATATAGTTCCCTTTAGAGAAGATATTCAACAAGCAGATGCCAGAAATTTACCTGTTGAAGACAAAATTGCCGATTTAATCTTCATTGATTCTCCTTATTCAGATAATATTGATTACAACAAACATCCTGACAACATAGGAAATATATCGTGCGAAAATGAAACTTTTTTCATAGAATTAGAAAAAGTAGCAAACGAAGCATACCGTATTCTTAAAATAAATAAATATATTGCATGGCTCATTGGAGATCATTGGAGAAAGAAAAGTGGTTTTATACCTGTAGGTCTAAATATTTATAATATATTGGCTAAATATTTCCAACCAGTTGATATAGTTGCAGTTGCAAGGCATAATCAAACATCCAATACACCTTTCTGGATTGATAAAGCAAAAAAATACAATTTCTACTTGCGAGGATTCAAATATTTAATAATAATGAAAAAAGTAACATAG